One part of the Streptomyces sp. AM 2-1-1 genome encodes these proteins:
- a CDS encoding FKBP-type peptidyl-prolyl cis-trans isomerase — protein sequence MSIEKPEVDFPGGEPPADLEIKEIWEGDGAVAQDGDTVSVHYVGVAFSTGEEFDSSWSRGVPLKFPLGAGRVIKGWDQGVKGMKVGGRRQLIIPAHLAYGENGAGSAIGPGETLIFVCDLVAV from the coding sequence GTGAGCATCGAGAAGCCCGAGGTCGACTTCCCGGGTGGCGAGCCGCCGGCCGATCTTGAGATCAAGGAGATCTGGGAGGGTGACGGCGCCGTCGCCCAGGACGGTGACACCGTCTCCGTCCACTACGTGGGTGTGGCCTTCTCCACCGGCGAGGAGTTCGACTCCTCGTGGAGCCGCGGTGTGCCGCTCAAGTTCCCGCTCGGCGCCGGCCGGGTCATCAAGGGCTGGGACCAGGGCGTCAAGGGCATGAAGGTCGGCGGCCGTCGCCAGCTGATCATCCCCGCCCACCTCGCCTACGGCGAGAACGGTGCCGGCAGCGCCATCGGCCCCGGCGAGACGCTGATCTTCGTCTGCGACCTCGTCGCCGTCTGA
- a CDS encoding WYL domain-containing protein, with protein sequence MAIAKAERLMNLALCLLGTRRPLSKRELRGSIEAYLEAGSDESFNRMFERDKDDLRELGLVIETVEGLDGDIGYLARRDSNRLPPITLDAEEAAALEIAAKVWQQARLAGAASGALQKLRAAGMPEAEDTYEVPSALEPRIPVHEAAFEPLMLACRDRRPVTFDYRKGNSAHAEQRQVEPWGLECWRGHWYLAGWDRERGAERVFRLSRITGRVRSRAGVFTAGIPDVVTVRETVESWAGETATRTARIRLRAGAGFPLRSRAVVTRELGDGWDELEIPYGHGLDAWLVEFGPDVVVLEPADLRADVVDRLRAVAKD encoded by the coding sequence ATGGCGATTGCCAAGGCCGAGCGGCTGATGAACCTCGCGCTGTGCCTGCTGGGCACCCGGCGCCCGCTCAGCAAGCGGGAGCTCCGCGGCTCCATCGAGGCCTATCTCGAAGCCGGGTCCGACGAGTCCTTCAACCGCATGTTCGAGCGCGACAAGGACGACCTGCGCGAACTCGGTCTCGTCATCGAGACGGTGGAGGGGCTGGACGGCGACATCGGCTACCTCGCCCGCCGGGACAGCAACCGGCTCCCTCCCATCACGCTCGACGCGGAGGAGGCGGCGGCCCTGGAGATCGCCGCCAAGGTGTGGCAGCAGGCGCGCCTCGCCGGAGCGGCCAGCGGCGCGCTGCAGAAGCTGCGCGCCGCCGGAATGCCCGAGGCCGAGGACACCTACGAGGTACCGAGCGCCCTCGAACCGCGCATCCCCGTCCACGAGGCCGCGTTCGAACCGCTGATGCTCGCCTGCCGCGACCGACGCCCGGTCACCTTCGACTACCGCAAGGGCAATTCCGCCCACGCCGAGCAGCGCCAGGTCGAGCCCTGGGGGCTGGAGTGCTGGCGCGGCCACTGGTACCTGGCCGGCTGGGACCGCGAGCGCGGTGCCGAGCGCGTCTTCCGCCTCTCGCGCATCACCGGCAGGGTCCGCTCCCGGGCCGGTGTCTTCACCGCCGGCATCCCCGACGTCGTCACCGTCCGGGAGACCGTGGAGAGCTGGGCCGGCGAGACCGCCACCCGTACCGCCCGGATCAGGCTGCGGGCCGGCGCGGGCTTCCCGCTGCGGTCCCGCGCGGTCGTGACGCGGGAGCTCGGCGACGGCTGGGACGAGCTGGAGATCCCCTACGGACACGGGCTGGACGCCTGGCTCGTCGAGTTCGGACCCGACGTCGTGGTGCTCGAACCCGCCGATCTGCGGGCCGATGTGGTCGACCGGCTGCGCGCCGTGGCCAAGGACTGA
- the tatA gene encoding Sec-independent protein translocase subunit TatA, whose product MIGNLKPLEIVLIIAVILLLFGAKKLPDMARSLGKSARILKSEAKAMKRDDAEPAAPTTETVADPAPPAPARTIQAAPGDVTSSRPVGEPKPTTQS is encoded by the coding sequence ATGATCGGCAATCTGAAGCCCCTAGAGATCGTTCTGATCATCGCTGTCATCCTGCTGCTCTTCGGTGCCAAGAAGCTCCCTGACATGGCGCGTTCGCTCGGCAAGTCCGCCCGCATCCTCAAGAGCGAGGCCAAGGCGATGAAGCGCGACGACGCCGAGCCCGCCGCCCCGACGACGGAGACGGTCGCCGACCCCGCTCCGCCGGCTCCGGCCCGTACCATCCAGGCCGCGCCGGGCGACGTCACCAGCTCCCGTCCCGTCGGCGAGCCCAAGCCCACCACCCAGAGCTGA
- a CDS encoding diacylglycerol kinase, with translation MTSEITLFVNPTAGSGRGARAAQPAASALRDAGFSVRTVLGENADDALRRAREAVAGGTGALVAVGGDGLVALALQALAGTRTPLGVVAVGTGNDFARTLGLPVGDPAVAGRLAADALKRERIRTLDLGRAGDRWFGTVLASGFDSRVNDRGNRMRWAPGRFRYDLAILAELATFRPVPYRIRLDGGEEREIEATLVAVGNGTSYGGGMRICADAAMDDGLLDVTVVGACSRTTLLKVFPRVYRGTHLSHPAVTVHRAASVELAAPGTTAYADGEPLGALPVRAVCVPGAVRVLTD, from the coding sequence GTGACCAGTGAGATCACCCTCTTCGTCAATCCCACCGCGGGAAGCGGCCGGGGCGCGCGTGCCGCGCAGCCGGCCGCTTCCGCGTTGCGGGACGCCGGATTCTCCGTACGGACCGTGCTCGGCGAGAACGCCGACGACGCCCTGCGCCGGGCGCGCGAGGCGGTGGCCGGGGGGACCGGTGCGCTGGTCGCGGTGGGCGGGGACGGCCTGGTCGCCCTCGCGCTCCAGGCACTGGCCGGAACCCGGACTCCGCTGGGGGTGGTCGCGGTGGGCACCGGCAACGACTTCGCCCGGACCCTCGGGCTGCCGGTGGGCGACCCGGCGGTGGCGGGGCGGCTGGCCGCCGACGCACTGAAGCGGGAGCGGATACGCACCCTCGACCTCGGCCGGGCCGGCGACCGGTGGTTCGGCACCGTGCTGGCGTCCGGCTTCGACTCCCGGGTCAACGACCGCGGCAACCGGATGCGCTGGGCCCCCGGCCGCTTCAGGTACGACCTGGCCATCCTCGCCGAGCTGGCCACCTTCCGGCCGGTGCCGTACCGGATCCGGCTGGACGGCGGTGAGGAGCGCGAGATCGAGGCGACCCTGGTCGCCGTCGGCAACGGCACCTCGTACGGCGGCGGGATGCGGATCTGCGCGGACGCCGCGATGGACGACGGGCTCCTCGACGTGACCGTCGTCGGCGCCTGCAGCCGGACCACGCTGCTGAAGGTCTTCCCCCGCGTCTACCGGGGTACCCACCTCTCCCATCCCGCGGTCACCGTCCACCGCGCCGCCTCCGTCGAACTGGCCGCTCCCGGGACCACCGCCTACGCCGACGGCGAACCTCTGGGAGCGCTCCCGGTGAGGGCGGTGTGCGTACCGGGCGCCGTCCGCGTCCTCACGGACTGA
- a CDS encoding WYL domain-containing protein encodes MATNAIDQTRRMLSLVTYLRERPGAHVQDVARAFGITEDELISDLDVLPMCGTSFRGGDLLDIDTDGDRIWWHNPDDVAEPLRLAADEATALLVAARAVATLPGLRESDRLALVRATAKLETAAGESGAASSRLSVTFESEGGVFADVDRAISERRRLWLRYYSPARDELTEREVDPIRLFAVGHTYLEGWCRLSEARRIFRLDRVAEIRLLDAPAAPPELELRDLSEGLVQPAAEDPEVVIEVGSGGRWVAEYYPHDSAEELPDGGLRITLRTPDPVSLRRLALRLGGEGRIVSPPELADSARRAAADALAAYDGEV; translated from the coding sequence ATGGCCACGAACGCGATCGACCAGACCCGCCGCATGCTCTCCCTGGTGACCTATCTGCGCGAACGCCCCGGCGCCCACGTGCAGGACGTCGCCCGGGCCTTCGGCATCACCGAGGACGAGCTCATCTCCGACCTCGACGTCCTGCCCATGTGCGGCACCAGCTTCCGCGGCGGGGACCTGCTCGACATCGACACCGACGGCGACCGGATCTGGTGGCACAACCCGGACGACGTCGCCGAACCGCTGCGGCTCGCCGCCGACGAGGCGACCGCCCTGCTCGTCGCGGCGCGCGCCGTCGCCACCCTGCCCGGGCTGCGCGAGAGCGACCGGCTCGCGCTCGTACGGGCCACCGCGAAGCTGGAGACCGCGGCCGGGGAGAGCGGCGCGGCCAGCTCGCGGCTCTCGGTGACCTTCGAGTCCGAGGGCGGCGTCTTCGCCGACGTCGACCGGGCGATCTCCGAGCGCAGGCGGCTCTGGCTGCGTTACTACTCGCCCGCCCGGGACGAACTCACCGAGCGCGAGGTGGACCCGATCCGGCTCTTCGCCGTGGGCCACACCTACCTGGAGGGCTGGTGCCGGCTCTCCGAGGCCCGGCGCATCTTCCGCCTCGACCGGGTGGCGGAGATCCGGCTGCTCGACGCCCCGGCGGCGCCCCCGGAGCTGGAGCTGCGGGACCTGTCGGAAGGGCTCGTACAGCCGGCCGCCGAGGACCCGGAAGTGGTGATCGAGGTCGGCTCCGGTGGCCGGTGGGTCGCCGAGTACTACCCGCACGACAGTGCCGAGGAGCTCCCCGACGGCGGTCTGCGGATCACCCTGCGCACCCCGGACCCGGTCTCGCTGCGCCGGCTGGCGCTCCGGCTCGGGGGCGAGGGCCGCATCGTGTCGCCCCCGGAGCTCGCCGACAGCGCCCGGCGGGCCGCGGCCGACGCGCTGGCCGCCTACGACGGCGAGGTCTGA
- the tatC gene encoding twin-arginine translocase subunit TatC, translating to MLKSARKQEKNDEGRMPLLDHLRELRNRLLKAVLAIVVVTIVAAFFQKDIYDFLLRPILSSVGCKDGVVTAVNGRPCALLKTDTLMAPFTNALKVALMSGVLLATPVWLYQLWAFVAPGLHKAEKRYAYGFAVLGAPLFLAGGYLAYLILPQTAQIMLGFSPDNVQNQIGLDSYLDLLTRMIVVFGLAFELPLLLVALNLTGVVTGKRMLGWWRGMIVGLTAFAAIATPGGEPLSMLLLAGPLAVLYFIATGFSLLNDKRRNRGNPDAGLDDDEASDLDLTPERIDGVESVSASRATLPGQASGEQDGAGAQRPGGYDDIT from the coding sequence TTGCTCAAGTCTGCCCGCAAGCAGGAGAAGAACGACGAGGGGCGGATGCCCCTCCTCGATCACCTGCGTGAGCTGCGTAACCGGCTTCTGAAGGCCGTTCTGGCCATTGTCGTGGTGACGATCGTCGCCGCCTTCTTCCAGAAGGACATCTACGACTTCCTTCTGCGACCGATCCTCTCGTCGGTCGGGTGCAAGGACGGCGTCGTCACCGCGGTCAACGGCAGGCCGTGCGCGCTGCTGAAGACCGACACCCTGATGGCGCCCTTCACCAACGCCCTGAAGGTCGCCCTCATGTCCGGCGTGCTCCTCGCCACGCCGGTCTGGCTCTACCAGCTCTGGGCCTTCGTGGCCCCGGGTCTGCACAAGGCCGAGAAGCGGTACGCCTACGGCTTCGCCGTCCTCGGCGCCCCGCTCTTCCTCGCCGGCGGCTACCTCGCCTACCTGATCCTGCCGCAGACCGCACAGATCATGCTCGGCTTCAGCCCGGACAACGTGCAGAACCAGATCGGGCTCGACAGCTACCTCGACCTGCTGACCCGCATGATCGTGGTCTTCGGCCTGGCCTTCGAGCTGCCCCTGCTCCTCGTCGCGCTGAACCTGACCGGAGTGGTCACCGGGAAGCGGATGCTCGGCTGGTGGCGCGGGATGATCGTCGGCCTCACCGCCTTCGCCGCCATCGCCACCCCCGGCGGCGAGCCGCTGTCGATGCTGCTCCTGGCCGGCCCGCTGGCCGTCCTGTACTTCATCGCGACGGGCTTCTCCCTCCTGAACGACAAGCGCCGCAACCGCGGCAACCCCGATGCCGGCCTCGACGACGACGAGGCCTCCGACCTCGACCTCACCCCCGAACGCATCGACGGGGTGGAGAGCGTCTCCGCGAGCCGGGCCACCCTTCCCGGACAGGCGTCCGGCGAGCAGGACGGCGCCGGAGCGCAGCGTCCGGGCGGTTACGACGACATCACCTGA